TCCCATTTCTATAATCCAGAATAACTTACTTCTATATTCTACACTTGCATCGAGCCGTATGTCTCCCGAGTGATAATAAAAGTTGTCCTTATCATTACCATCTGCCGATTTTTTAAAATAATAAGACCCGGGGCCAAGTTCTCTTATCGACCACCCTCTTACACTGTTTGCACCTCCCGCAAAGAAGCGTTTTTGGATAGGTATCTGCTGATTATTTCCATACGGATAGGCTAGGCCTCCGCCGAGATGCCATGCCAGTGAGTTCTTTTCGTCTATTTGGTATGCTTTACTATAGTCTATAGTTGCCCGTACATATTGAGCAAAGTTCGTCCCGAATATTTGTCTGGAACCTAAAGAATCTGGTTTTGCTCCTGACATTTTAGCAGCTAGAGAGAGCAGGTTTCCGGCAGTTTCTATCGATGCTCGTAGCGAATATATTGGTTGATAAGACCGTCTGTTTACATTTGCTACATTGGTACGTGAAAAAGTATACCCTGTTCCCAGAATAAAGTGGTCTTTAAAACTATACTGTTTAGCTGCCGCAGAAAGTTTGCTTTCGAATGTTGAGTCGATAGATGGAAGGTGGATATAGCTGATCTCTATCAAATCAAATATATGACGGTTAAGAGATTGTCGTCTGTCTTGCCATATATACTGCACTCCCGATCCTAATACGGTACGGGTGAAAAATCCCGGTCGCCGTTGGAATGAATAGCTCGCATTTAATTGCGTAGAGGCGTGTATCCTTCGTTTTTGTTCTTTACTCAAAAGTGGAAACATAAAGCTTGGGAATGTAAGTGAGGTCTCTCCTCCAATTTCAAAATAGTTGTCTGAGAAGCTGGAGAAGCTAGGGGTAATAGCTTCGTAGGCTCCACGCAAACGTGCGCTGAATAGCTCCGATCCTTTAAATACGTTTCGGTGAAGATATCCTACGCTGGCTCCTACACCAAAATAACCTCCTGAGTTAGTGCCTTCCACCTCGGCAGAAATACCTTGTTTTTTATCCGGAACACAGGTAATTACGCAATGCAGTTTAGTCGAATCATTATCGATAAATTCGTAATAACTGATATTTATGTTTTTTAATATCTTAAGTTGAGCTAGCGAGCTGTATGTAAGGGACGTTGCATTCTCATTAAACAATGCTCCCGGCATGATATAACAATTATCCAAAACCGTTCTAGGACTGATGTAACGCTCTCTTGGTCCATACTTTATTTTATATCTACCTTCTTCGTATACACTTGTAGGTTCAAATTCATTAACGCTTTGGTCTGTTAGAGGATTATAGTCAACCAGAAAGACTACGTCTTCTACTATGTATTGTCTGTGAGGGACTTCTGTTATTTGTCCATCTGCCGCACGTGTAGCAAATGGTTCGATAGTGAGATCGAGCTTAACCATATTATTGCCGAGTGTGGTATCTGCATCAAAACCTACGTACTCTTTATTAAATGCATAGTATCCCGTTCGACGGAATAAAGATGATACTCGTTCTCTTTCCTGATCGAGAACATCTAAATCCAGTAAAGAGTTTTTGTGTACCAATGTGTTCCGAGATAAAATACTATCGATGCTCATCGGTAGATTTCCTCTGTCTCGTTTTCGGCTAATCAATGGCTGGTATTGCTGGGCAGGTATTATTGTTTTTTTTATTACACTGTCATTGATGTTGATAGTATAATCCTTTATACGATAAGGTGCACCAGCTTTGATATCATAAATTACTTTTGCTTTTTTATTTTTTAGCTCTACTATGGGTGTAACTCTTGCATCTATATACCCTTTGTTTGTCATCATACGCTCCAGGTTGACTACTGTCTGCTCTAGCATAGTACTATCATATAGCACAGGTGGATCTCCCGCATTACGCAACGTACGATTAACCCATTTTGTACTATCTTTTCCGGATAGGTTATATAAGAAAAGTGGTAGCTTGAATATTGCAAAGGTTTTATAGTTAGGTTTTTGTTTGATAAAGGTTTCCATATCCATGGTTGACATGACCTTTTTGTCACTCTTTACTGTAGTGCTTGCCAGTAAATATTCTCCGTCTGGGATATATTTCGTTGTACTGCACGACTGTATGAAGATCGTAAGAAGTATTACTACAAAGAAGGGAATGAAAAACTTATGTCTCATAGAAAATAACCTGAAGCAAACTCTATTTATTCAATTGAACGACAAATTTAGGGTTTTAATTGTTTCTTTTTGTAGTTTTGTTATTAAAAAGAGTATAAATTGATTTTAAATAGAATAGTTTATGAAACTTCACCATGCTGCAATTTGGGTTACAGACCTTGAAAAAGAAAAGGAGTATTATGTTAAACATTTTGGAGCCCAAGCGAATCAACTGTACGAAAATAAAACCACAGGATTCAGAAGCTATTTTTTAAGTTTCGAATCAGGCGGGCAATTAGAAATAATGCACAGAACGGATATTCCTGATAATGCAAATGATGTTGTGGGAACCCAGCACAAAGGACTTATTCATTTGGCGTTTGTTGTTGATTCTATAGAAGAGGTGGATAAGAAAGCTGAGGAACTAAAGAATGCGGGATATCAGATATTAAGAGGTCCTCGGCAAACAGGCGATGGCTATTATGAGTTTGAAACGCTAGATCCTGAAGGAAATAGGTTAGAGGTAATGTTTTAGTTAGATTAAGGTATCGTGTGAAGTAAAATTTGGATAATAAATAAATGAGTTTAAGCAAAAATAAGCTGAAATATATTCGCTCTTTGAAAGAGAAGAAATATCGTGCCGAGTTCGGAACTTTTGTCGCTGAAGGTCATAAGATGGTAAGCGATTTACTGCCATTTATAAAATGTCAGTTACTCGTTGCTACTCCCGAATTCTTGAGATCGGCTGATGTGGCGAATGCCGAAGAAGTAATAGAAGTGAATGATAGTGAGCTGGCTCAAGCGAGTTTTTTACAAAACCCTCAACAGGTATTAGCTGTCTTCTACCAATCAGAAAATGTAGCTGATATAAAGATTGATGATGAGCTGGTTTTGGCATTGGATGGTATTCAAGACCCCGGCAATATGGGTACAATCATACGCTTGGCTGATTGGTATGGCATTCATCATATATTTTGCTCGCAAGATACTGTTGATGTCTACAATCCGAAGGTGGTACAAGCTACAATGGGGGCTTTAGCGAGGGTTAATATTCATTATACAGACTTGTCAGATTTTTTGACTCGGAATAAACATTTGCCTGTGTACGGAACTTTTCTCGATGGAGAAAATATGTACGAAAAAAAGATTACATCAGATGGAATTATTGTTATGGGAAATGAAGGCAATGGAATCCGTCCTGAAATAGAAAGATTGATTACCGAGAAACTGTATATACCAAACTACCCTGTAGGTAATCCCACATCGGAGTCGTTAAATGTAGCTATAGCTACAGCAATTATTTGCGCTGAATTCAGAAGGAGAAATTTGTAGTTATATGATAGGGGAGGGTATTAAAAGCCTTCTTCAACCAATACATAAGCTCTATATCTGTTGCTTCTGTTGATTGGGCATAACGAAAGGTATCCTGAAATTATTTTGCCATTTTCTATTCGGATAGGGTACTTTTCCTCCATCAAGAGATGGTTGTTATACATCTCTTCTGCTTTAGGATTAAAATCTATATAGAATTTCCCGCAAGACTGCGTCGCAATATAGTTTTCATACAACCGGCAACTGAGAAATCCCATATTGTATCGCATATTGATTTCAACGCAAGGATGTAATTTATACTCATTGTCTTCTAAATAAATAAGCATATCCACGCCGATACAGCCATTGTAAAGTGTTGTAAGCTTTTTAGATAATATGTTGATAAGCTTGCCCTTTACAGAATCAAGGAGGTCTAGCGATATCTTTTCAGACAATTGTTCTATTATGCTTTCTTGTGAGCCTATATAATTTGCTTCGTAGCCGCCCTTCGCATTGGTATAAAAAAGAGAATAGCCAGCAAAGGCAATATTTCCTTTTCCGTCTGCCATAAATTCCATGGCAAAATCCATTTGTTTATCTAAAACTCTTTCGATAGAGACACTCCCTTGTTTTTTTAGAATTCCATGTAATATCTGATTTTCGGTGCGGGTTAATCCTGTTGCCGGTAGCCACAGCAATCCCCTGCCGGAGGATGAATAAGGAGCCTTTGCTAATAGTTGATATGCCGAGGCATTTACAGCCCTGTTTATATCGTCCAGGTTTGTATAGAATTGCGGTATGACTGCTTGAGAGAGTAGGGGGATAGAGTTTATTAATTCAGACAGACAGTCTCTCGCTGCTAGTCTGCTATTAAGATATTTATATTCTTCACTCCATTCAGGAATATCCAGATTAATTTCTAATTCCTTATTTAGTTCTTCGAAGTAGCGAATCGCTTGAGGAGATACTCCCCATAATGATACATTTGCATCTCTATATAGTGTCAGTTCGTTCTGAGATACTGGTTGAGCTAGGGTAGAGAATTTTTCTGTTAAGTATGAATAATATACTTCGTCCTTCCTATCGACCAAAACTTTATCTTCCCGATCGGCGTACCATGCCGGCAGAAAAGACAACTCTTCTTGCATAGCCGCTATATTTGCCGGAGGTGTATAGTAAGGCGACGCATTGTTGACTGCTGTCTCGTGTCCGGGATTAAAGTAGTGGATGTTCAACTAAATATATTTTTAGAATTGGAAATAAATAAATGGTTGTGGCCCGCTAGAGGCTGTTGCAAATATCATCCAAAAGATAAGACCTGCAAAAGCAGCTTTCCCGAATAACGGGATAGAGTCGAAGCCCGCTTTTATATTATTAACAAGTTTCTCGGGTAAGAAGTGCATAATATATCCAACAATCAGTAAGATAAATACATTTCTGTATCCTTCTATAATAACCAGCCATTCGTTCGGAGCAAATGTTAGTTTACCAATATTTGAAATAACGCTTCCTGCCAATTCGAAACTTCCGGCACGGAAGAATATCCAACAAAATGCTACGAAGTGAAAAGTTAGTAAGATACAGATTATGCGAGTCAAGCGGTTGTCAGGTATTTTTATAAATTGCTTAAAAAATCGCTCTATTGCCAGCATTGTTCCATGCAATCCGCCCCAAATAACAAATTTCCACGATGCACCATGCCATAATCCTCCTATCAGCATTGTCATGAATAAGTTGAAATAAGTTCTAATCTTGCCTTTACGATTACCTCCCATCGAAATATACAGATAGTCCCGCAACCAAGAGGATAGGGATATATGCCAGCGACGCCAGAATTCGGTGACTGATTGGGATTTATATGGCGTTAAAAAGTTAGGCGGTATTGTGAATCCCATCAACAGGGATAGGCCAATCGCAATATCTGAATAGCCCGAAAAGTCACAATATATTTGAAGCGTATATCCATATACAGCCATAAGGTTCTCGAATGCAGTATAGCTCATTGGTGAATCGAACACCCGATCAACAAAGTTGGTAGAGATATAATCTGATATAATCGCCTTCTTTATCAAACCGATAAGTATAAGGAATATAGCAGCACTTGCGTCTTCTTTGGTCAGATGCAGTTTGTTTTTCATCTGCGGTAGAAAATCTTTCGCTCGTATAATAGGCCCTGCTACCAGTTTCGGAAAGAAAGTTATATAAAAACAGAAATCCAAAAGGGAGTCGGCCGGTTTCATTTGCTTGCGATACAAATCTACAGCGTAACTTATCGCTTCGAATACAAAAAATGATATACCGATTGGTAATATAATATTATGTAATGCAAAGTTTCCATTGAAAATGGCATTGATATTATCGATAAGGAAATTCGTATACTTAAAGTATGCTAACATCAATAAGTTACCGACAATAATAAGTGTCAAGAATAATTTTCGTGTTCCCGTTTTCTCTGACTCATGCATTTTTACAGCTAGCCAGTGTGTTGCTACAGCGCAGATAACCAGCAGTACAAAATAGTTGAGCGGAAAATGAAATCCGAAAAGATTTATATCCATCGTATTTCCCCCTGCCAGATAGTAGAAGTAAAGAGAAAAAGCGATAAGGTATACTTTTCTGAAATGGTCGTGTTTCTTACTGGCTACATATACCATATAGAAGACAAGGAAGAACCCAAGAAAGAAGGCACTATTGAACAGGAGCGGTCGCGACGGGTCGTAAATAAAATATGGTCCTATATCGTTGATTACCTTTTCTAAAAAATCAGGTAAGTAGAAATCTCTTATGCTTTCAAATATATTACTTATCATATTTGCTTTTATAATTATTGTAAGCGTCAAGAAAATCAGAAATAAATAATTGTCCCTGAGCTTCGTACCCGCCGGTTGTGTAGTGTACTTTGTCGCGAGCTATCATCGATGCATAATCTCCTCTTGGTCTGATGGCAGAATCGCCACTCATGCGTGAGTATAAATCCCATACCGGTAGGTAATTAATCCCCATAAGAGCAACGCTATAGTCGGCAACGAATGTGTTTTGCCTGCCTTTTCGAAACATAGACGGAGGAGGGGTCATTACGAGTATAGTTGCATTTTTACAATATGCTTTTATATTGTTGATAAACTCATTCAGCTGAAAGATATACTCCGTGTCGCTCATTTTTCCGAAAGATTCATTTGTTCCAAAAGATAGGATGATAAGGTCGGGTTCGAGTATCGGTAGTTGTTTGAAAAATAGAGGATATTTAATGTAATCCGTCATCTTAGCGCCGTTTACACCTATTGTGTGATATACAACTCCCGGCTCATTGTTTTCTATTACAAATCCGTTGAGGTTGTACATCGCCGTTTTACCATCGGGTACAAGGGTAATCCTGTTTATGGCTGAATCACTGGTATACGATGAGTAATATGGCTTGGATAACATATTCACAAATTTCAGATTCTCCGTATCCAAATTGGTTTCCCTCGATTTAACCTGAACAGGCTTGGCTGTAGTTTTCGTTGGTATCTTAAGCGATTGGTTCAATCGGATTGTATTCGATTTCATTCCATTTGCTTTTTTTACCTGAGCAACTGTTACTCTGTATTTCCTGCTTATGGAAGACAGTGTTTCTCCTTTTTTTACCTTGTGATATTTAATGCTTGTGCCCGACGTTGAGCCTGTTGGCGCTGCTCCGGTTACTTCAAGAGGGTCGGCCGATATGCTCATTCTATAATGAGACTCTTTATCCGGATATATTACTTTAACATTGGTAAACTCATATCCTTCTTCTGTATATAGCTGCAATACGAAGTCGTTAGAAGAAGTATATAATGCAATTCCGCTAAGCCCTACGCCCACATCTGCTATCGGTAGTACATTCCTAAGGCTCTGCCAAGAGGCATTGCTGCTGTATCTTACATTTCGGGTTCCGTTTGTTTTTACCAGACTATAAGGAAAAGTAAAGCCATATCCTCCGTTTCCGAATTTGGACTGTAGTTCGCTTCTTATGGCATTCGTGAAAAAATCAGCCTGAATATGAGAGTCACCTATGTGGACAATATTAATTTTCCCTTTTTTGCTTTTCTCCAAGTTGTATAACTTATTGAAGATCGGATTTAATAATTCCTGATTTGCAAAAACATTATTCTTTATGTCCTTAACTCTTCTCGCATCTTTCGTTGAAGAATAGAAAAATGTAAGAGGGTAGAATAAGAATAATGTAAATAAACAGATTGTCCGTATTTTTTTCAAAAATATCATTTCTTAATCTCTGTTTCGGTCTTATGTTGTTTGTATTTCAGGTAGCCTTTATTAATCTCGTCATAAAGCAGTTTGGCTATCTTTTTCGAACCCGACGCATTAAAGTGGGTATAGTCTTTATTTGCCAAATGATATTCATCGACCCATTTTACCATCGATCCATTGCCACCCATTAATTCATACAGGTTTATATAGCCCGATCCTGTTTTGCGTGCATAGTTCCTTTGTGCTTTTGCCAACGGAACTACTGCCGGATCTGTTTTCATTTCTTGTTCAATTTTGCTTGCCTTATCCGCTGTGGAAATAATCAGTATGTCAGCATTCGGGAAACATTGATGTAGGTTGTTTACAACCGTTGTCATGTTTTTTTCATACCAACTATAATTTAGAGTACCATAGCCCAATACATTCGTTCCGTATTGAAGAACAATGAGGTCGTACCCTAAAACTTTATCGAACGCATTCATTAGCGATGGATTGAGTATAGAAAGTGGAAGACCGGAGTTGCCACGCATGGAAAAATTATCGACATGTACTCCCTGTCCGTCGTCGAAACTGAATCCGTAAATAGGAATAGAATCGGCATGGGCAAATGTAACCTGCAAAGACTTTACACTTGAAGATGTAAGTGGCAGCGTATTGAGTAAATGTGAAGGGGTAAGCTTTTTGGTAGATATCGAGTCTTTGTCTGCACGAATCGTAATAGACGCATTTGCATTATTAGAACTACCATATAGAAGTATAGGATTATATAATGCAGTTGAATAGGGTTGAGCCTGAGCTTTATATTTTACCCAATAATTAGAGCCTGAACCACGTGTAAAGAATACCTGTCCATCTATCCCAAATGGTCTGGTTGGTTTCTTTACTTTTATAAAAGATTGTACAATCCATTCTTTTGAAACTTGGTGTGAGATAGATCCCCGTGAAGCAGCAGAAAGAGATGATATAGAAACAAAACCGACTCCGTGCCCTCCATAGTTTTTCTGGAATTCACTTCTGACGTCTTGTACAATATAATCGCCGTCGTTCATAGAATCGCCGAAATAGGCTATTCTTACTTTGCCTGACTTATTTGCTTCCAGCTGATGCAGCTTTTCATAAAATCGTTTTAGATTTTGATAACCATCTGCATTAAGCGAGGGGTTTATAGCCTCATCTATTTCTTCGGGCTGGATGTTTAAGCTGTCTGTTGTATTTGTGCTGTCAGCCTTGGCTATATGTGGAGAATCGTCAATGGCTGTAGTATCATTGATTGCATTCAGCATCAGGCTGTCTACAACAATATTTTCGGTTGTTATTTTATTCTCGGGGAATAAGCGGTTGGGAAGCAACTGTTTACAGAGTAAAAAGAAGCCTACGGATAAAACAATAAACAAGATTGCTTTTCCGAAGTAAGAATTATTAGATGAACTCACAATCAACAAATTAATAAGTTTTTATTGTTGCTACGATATATTTATAAAGTTGTGCAAAGCTAATCACTTTCTTTGAAAATCTATTTGAGAGAAAGTATAATTTAGCGATATTTTACTTTTCCCGATCTCCTCTATCTTGCTGCTATGAGTTACATATAGCTGAGCTTGGGTAAAAAGAAATTCAATGTGGACTATATTTTGCTTTGGCTGTTATGTGTTCTATTTCTATTTTGAATGTAGCTGTACGGCTCCACGATTTGTCTATGTATTTTTCTCCTATTTCTTCAAAGCCTTTTGAATATTTATTTACCAATAGTCTGAGAGCTTTTCGTTTTTCTTCATCAGATAGATTTATATCAGCTTTACCGTAGGATATAACACTTTCGTATAAGGTAGTGAATTGTTCGGCAATGGGTTTTGTTACACCTACTACACAAAATGATACCTTATTGTTTTGGTTTATCAGGTCTAGTTTTTGACCTTCAGGAGCACAATGAAAATAAAGAGTATTGGCTTCTTCATCATAAACATAACTGATTGGGATGCCATAGCCATATCCATTCTCGGATGTTCCTAAGCTAAGAAATCCGTATTCTGAAGTCTTTAATAGTTCGCTTATGCGAGCTTTATCTTCAAGTATTCTGTTTTGTCTTCTTACTTCTCTGAACATATTGGTTTAAATACTAATTGTTTAATCTTCTATTTATAGCTTTGTCTACCATATCGGAAATGAATACATGCCCAAAAACTCCCAGTCCGATCGTTGCTTCCTCATTATTCCAGAAAGCTTTTGTAGTAGAGAACAGAAAATAATTATTAACAGTGATATGATTATTCACCAATGGGTCTACACTCGGATGGCTACCTACATATCCCGAACCCGAAGGGTCAGGTGGAAGCACAATGCTGTTTATTTTATGTTTAACGGCTTCTCTGTGTTTCTCTTCATCCGGATTTGTAATAAAGGCAATAAGCAATACGATAAAAAGAAGATATCTCTTTTTAAATAGATGTGAACCCTTCCTAGGTATCCTGTTAGGATCTTTATATCTTTTCTCTATTTCTTTTATATCTCTCATTTAAGCCTTTTACTGCTTATTTCCCATTCCAATAGTCGATGCGGGCTTTTTCTTTTGGTTTCTTTACCCCTTCTATAGGGAATCCAATCACAAAGCTGTTTGTATACTGATGCGTTTGTATCTCATTTACTTTTGTCTGATACCATGAGCCCATATACCCCACTCTGATTGTATATTTGTTTATTGGGATATCCATCGATATGTAGTTGCGCAATGCTCGTTGATTGTGATAGGATGCGAAATTGACAAGTCCGACAGAGTTGCCTAACGAAATCTCGTAGTACGATTGTCCGTATTTAGGAGAGAACAATATTCCCATAAATGGAGAATCTATTTGCCAGCGCACAGCACCCCATTTGAATTTATAAGAGGCGGTAACAGACAGATTGAGATTGGAATATGCACGGGCAGAAGCCGGATTATTTCCATTTCGTTCATTGTACAATACACCGCCATTTATATCCCATAGTCCTCCTAGCCCGAGACGGAAGTTGTCGGTATTATAAACCATATAATGACCTCCTATCCTGTAGCTAAGAAGTGCCCAGTATTCCGATACATTTTTTGCGGGATTATCTCCTTTCGAAAGATCCAGTTCGAATATCTGCTGTTTATAGAACTTATAATCGAACCACGTCGTACGGCGCATCTGCTCATACATCAAATGAATAGAGAAACCCTTATACTCTAATGGCGATAGGTATGTATCGTACATGTTAGCAGAGCCGATAGAGACCGATAGGGCGTTGTTCGTTCTTAACGGTATAGGAACCCCTAAAGAGGAATCATCGATAACTATCGTTCTCTTTTGAGGGGCATAACCTTCAATTTCTACTGAATCAAGAGCATGTGTTTTATCAACAAGGTTTTGAGCTTGTAAATTAATAAAAACGCATACACTCAGAAATAATAGAAATATATATTTATTCTTCCTCCTCCTTATCATCATCTTTAAATAACGATTTCTGCCCTGTTATTTCATCCAAAATATCCGAGATGGGGCGATTGTCCACTTCATCATCGTCATCGTCTATCTGTACTTCAAATTTCTTTTCCTCTTCTTCTTCCGGTTCAGGAAAGCGGATAGGTTCAAGTTCTTTGATGTCGCCTATTTCGAATGTCGATAAACGCTTACCTTTAGCCTTGAAGCCTTTTACTGCAATAAATTCATCCGCATCTATTTCCAAGGCTTCACGATAACTATCGCGTCCGCCAAAAGTAACAAGAATACGAGGATAAACAACGTCTGTAAGAATCTTCAGTTTCGAGTTCGGATTATCTCCAAGGAAATTCTGTTTTTTTGCAGAAGATTCGAATGTAAAGCGTTTCAGATACATAAATTGCTGGTCGGCATCAAACAGAACGGCTGTCCAATTTTTATTTACGTCGAATTTCTCGATACGGATGATTCCGGCTTCGTAGTGATTCGTTACATCGAAATTGGAGGTGTAGAACTCTCCATTATCGTGTACAACCAATATTTGGTCTTCGCTTTGGAATTCTCCAAGGAATTTGCCTCTGCCATCATAGTTTAGGCGCAACACATCCTGATCGAACCAAACTTTGCGTCCGCCAAGTGTTGATCCACCCTTTTGTTTCAGTGATATTTTATGTACTTCAGCTTTCGTTAAGATATTTCCCATAGACTGACGTCCTTTGATGACAATATCGCTAAAGTCTTTTTCGAATACAAGTATTTTTTGACGAGGTTTCGGCTTCAGTATTACACGTATGGTTTCAGCTTCACCATTCGGGTTTGCACTGAAATAGGTGATACGAGAACCGTCTTCTCCTTGTGTTACATCGTATTCTTTATCACGGGTTATTCCTGTTACGGCAAAGCGTTTAATATACGAAGGGCCATTCTTGCCGTGGCGATAGACCACGTTATAGATCGTGCGCTTGTCGTTCCGACGGAAGACGTATAGATAAAGAATATTTTTACCGATAAACATCTTGTCGCTCACTTTTACAATCTTGTATTTACCGTCTTTGAAGAAGATAATTATATCGTCAATGTCGGAACAGTTGCAGACAAATTCATCTTTTTTCAGTGATGTGCCGATAAATCCTTCCTCGCGGTTGATATACAGTTTTTCGTTTGCTTCTACCACCTTTGTCGCTTCGATGGTATCAAAGCTGCGGATTTCTGTTTTGCGAGGAAAATCTTTTCCGTATTTTTCTTTCAACATTACAAACCACGAGATCGTATAGTCTACAATGTTTTCTATATTGTGCTTTATTTCTTCTATTTCGTCTTTATATCTGGCTATCAGTTCATCTGCTTTGTCGGAATTGAACTTGAGAATACGTCCCATCTTGATTTCCATCAATTTGAGTATATCCTCACGTGTAACCTCACGGATAAACTGTTTTGCATATTTAGCTAATCTCTTATCGATATGCTCTACAGCCATATCCATATTGTCAGCATTCTCAAACTCTTTGTCTTTGTATATACGCTCCTCGATGAAAATCTTTTCCAGCGAAGAAAAGTGAAGGCTTTCTTCCAGTT
The Dysgonomonas mossii genome window above contains:
- a CDS encoding BamA/TamA family outer membrane protein, whose product is MRHKFFIPFFVVILLTIFIQSCSTTKYIPDGEYLLASTTVKSDKKVMSTMDMETFIKQKPNYKTFAIFKLPLFLYNLSGKDSTKWVNRTLRNAGDPPVLYDSTMLEQTVVNLERMMTNKGYIDARVTPIVELKNKKAKVIYDIKAGAPYRIKDYTININDSVIKKTIIPAQQYQPLISRKRDRGNLPMSIDSILSRNTLVHKNSLLDLDVLDQERERVSSLFRRTGYYAFNKEYVGFDADTTLGNNMVKLDLTIEPFATRAADGQITEVPHRQYIVEDVVFLVDYNPLTDQSVNEFEPTSVYEEGRYKIKYGPRERYISPRTVLDNCYIMPGALFNENATSLTYSSLAQLKILKNINISYYEFIDNDSTKLHCVITCVPDKKQGISAEVEGTNSGGYFGVGASVGYLHRNVFKGSELFSARLRGAYEAITPSFSSFSDNYFEIGGETSLTFPSFMFPLLSKEQKRRIHASTQLNASYSFQRRPGFFTRTVLGSGVQYIWQDRRQSLNRHIFDLIEISYIHLPSIDSTFESKLSAAAKQYSFKDHFILGTGYTFSRTNVANVNRRSYQPIYSLRASIETAGNLLSLAAKMSGAKPDSLGSRQIFGTNFAQYVRATIDYSKAYQIDEKNSLAWHLGGGLAYPYGNNQQIPIQKRFFAGGANSVRGWSIRELGPGSYYFKKSADGNDKDNFYYHSGDIRLDASVEYRSKLFWIIEMGAFIDAGNIWTVKNYEDQPDGAFKLNKFYKEVAVAWGLGLRLNFDFVLIRLDCGWKAYDPSGDPNITRWPIKEPWRIAKNTAWHIAVGYPF
- a CDS encoding VOC family protein, which encodes MKLHHAAIWVTDLEKEKEYYVKHFGAQANQLYENKTTGFRSYFLSFESGGQLEIMHRTDIPDNANDVVGTQHKGLIHLAFVVDSIEEVDKKAEELKNAGYQILRGPRQTGDGYYEFETLDPEGNRLEVMF
- a CDS encoding RNA methyltransferase, with the protein product MSLSKNKLKYIRSLKEKKYRAEFGTFVAEGHKMVSDLLPFIKCQLLVATPEFLRSADVANAEEVIEVNDSELAQASFLQNPQQVLAVFYQSENVADIKIDDELVLALDGIQDPGNMGTIIRLADWYGIHHIFCSQDTVDVYNPKVVQATMGALARVNIHYTDLSDFLTRNKHLPVYGTFLDGENMYEKKITSDGIIVMGNEGNGIRPEIERLITEKLYIPNYPVGNPTSESLNVAIATAIICAEFRRRNL
- a CDS encoding MBOAT family O-acyltransferase, which codes for MISNIFESIRDFYLPDFLEKVINDIGPYFIYDPSRPLLFNSAFFLGFFLVFYMVYVASKKHDHFRKVYLIAFSLYFYYLAGGNTMDINLFGFHFPLNYFVLLVICAVATHWLAVKMHESEKTGTRKLFLTLIIVGNLLMLAYFKYTNFLIDNINAIFNGNFALHNIILPIGISFFVFEAISYAVDLYRKQMKPADSLLDFCFYITFFPKLVAGPIIRAKDFLPQMKNKLHLTKEDASAAIFLILIGLIKKAIISDYISTNFVDRVFDSPMSYTAFENLMAVYGYTLQIYCDFSGYSDIAIGLSLLMGFTIPPNFLTPYKSQSVTEFWRRWHISLSSWLRDYLYISMGGNRKGKIRTYFNLFMTMLIGGLWHGASWKFVIWGGLHGTMLAIERFFKQFIKIPDNRLTRIICILLTFHFVAFCWIFFRAGSFELAGSVISNIGKLTFAPNEWLVIIEGYRNVFILLIVGYIMHFLPEKLVNNIKAGFDSIPLFGKAAFAGLIFWMIFATASSGPQPFIYFQF
- a CDS encoding LysM peptidoglycan-binding domain-containing protein; its protein translation is MIFLKKIRTICLFTLFLFYPLTFFYSSTKDARRVKDIKNNVFANQELLNPIFNKLYNLEKSKKGKINIVHIGDSHIQADFFTNAIRSELQSKFGNGGYGFTFPYSLVKTNGTRNVRYSSNASWQSLRNVLPIADVGVGLSGIALYTSSNDFVLQLYTEEGYEFTNVKVIYPDKESHYRMSISADPLEVTGAAPTGSTSGTSIKYHKVKKGETLSSISRKYRVTVAQVKKANGMKSNTIRLNQSLKIPTKTTAKPVQVKSRETNLDTENLKFVNMLSKPYYSSYTSDSAINRITLVPDGKTAMYNLNGFVIENNEPGVVYHTIGVNGAKMTDYIKYPLFFKQLPILEPDLIILSFGTNESFGKMSDTEYIFQLNEFINNIKAYCKNATILVMTPPPSMFRKGRQNTFVADYSVALMGINYLPVWDLYSRMSGDSAIRPRGDYASMIARDKVHYTTGGYEAQGQLFISDFLDAYNNYKSKYDK
- a CDS encoding GDSL-type esterase/lipase family protein, which translates into the protein MSSSNNSYFGKAILFIVLSVGFFLLCKQLLPNRLFPENKITTENIVVDSLMLNAINDTTAIDDSPHIAKADSTNTTDSLNIQPEEIDEAINPSLNADGYQNLKRFYEKLHQLEANKSGKVRIAYFGDSMNDGDYIVQDVRSEFQKNYGGHGVGFVSISSLSAASRGSISHQVSKEWIVQSFIKVKKPTRPFGIDGQVFFTRGSGSNYWVKYKAQAQPYSTALYNPILLYGSSNNANASITIRADKDSISTKKLTPSHLLNTLPLTSSSVKSLQVTFAHADSIPIYGFSFDDGQGVHVDNFSMRGNSGLPLSILNPSLMNAFDKVLGYDLIVLQYGTNVLGYGTLNYSWYEKNMTTVVNNLHQCFPNADILIISTADKASKIEQEMKTDPAVVPLAKAQRNYARKTGSGYINLYELMGGNGSMVKWVDEYHLANKDYTHFNASGSKKIAKLLYDEINKGYLKYKQHKTETEIKK
- a CDS encoding pyridoxamine 5'-phosphate oxidase family protein, whose product is MFREVRRQNRILEDKARISELLKTSEYGFLSLGTSENGYGYGIPISYVYDEEANTLYFHCAPEGQKLDLINQNNKVSFCVVGVTKPIAEQFTTLYESVISYGKADINLSDEEKRKALRLLVNKYSKGFEEIGEKYIDKSWSRTATFKIEIEHITAKAKYSPH